In the genome of Leucobacter luti, one region contains:
- the def gene encoding peptide deformylase, with protein MAVREIRLFGDPALRTVCDPITDIDEGVRALVEDLCDTVAFDGRAGLAATQIGHLQRAFSLNIDGEVSYVLNPELVALEGEPVPTGEGCLSVPDLWFPVLRYPRATVRGINLDGDEIEISGEGLLAQALQHECDHLDGKLYINRLDREARGEAMRQIRTSSWF; from the coding sequence GTGGCAGTACGAGAGATCCGCCTGTTTGGCGACCCAGCCCTTCGCACAGTGTGCGACCCCATCACCGACATTGATGAGGGGGTGCGTGCGCTCGTTGAAGACCTCTGCGATACGGTGGCTTTCGACGGGCGCGCGGGGTTGGCTGCCACGCAGATCGGACACTTGCAGCGCGCGTTCTCGCTGAACATTGATGGCGAGGTCAGCTATGTGCTGAACCCGGAGTTGGTCGCGCTCGAGGGAGAACCGGTACCCACCGGTGAGGGCTGTCTCTCGGTGCCAGACCTCTGGTTCCCGGTGCTGCGCTACCCTCGAGCAACGGTGCGGGGGATTAACCTCGACGGAGACGAGATCGAGATCTCAGGTGAGGGCCTGCTCGCGCAGGCACTGCAGCACGAGTGTGATCATCTCGACGGCAAGCTCTACATCAACCGTCTCGATCGTGAGGCGCGCGGAGAGGCCATGCGCCAGATCCGCACGTCAAGCTGGTTCTAG
- a CDS encoding M1 family aminopeptidase, with translation MTVTRPGGGVRARRHVATTATLALAASMLMLPATAAFADDAIDGPQTSGDSVFPNVGNGGYDALDYDVSLAWTPDAQQTTNLVAGSMGAATTTMTARAAQPLRTFSLDFEGMEIDSITVNGQPATWTRDIDAAAIKYKLVITPATPVSGDFTTTIKYHGVPVTHIDLDGAAEGWSRTSDGAMLLGQPIGMMAGYPHNNTPADKATYTFTIDIPSTHSAANGTGAAPAAAVSNGELKSRTPSADGSRTTWVWRQDKQMASELAIIGIGRYDVIESSIVLSDGRTIPSWSFIDSTLSVANKTTVTNRLAQLQTITQNLEKVYGPYPGNSTGVVVDTVPSAINYALETQDRSFFPSASSVGGNTLIHELIHQWYGDNVAPSTWTDIWIGEGMATWGPTHYNSQAGFGTGASTEQTYFNSWNSKAANSPDWTIAPGLQNNSAELYGYQTYTRSAQFWEALKISIGDEAFFKLVPEWQARYGGLSVSGAELKALAEELSGHDLTAFWNAWIMTPAKPAWPEKLTASLTTPERTEPAKRGDEIVYSLTATNTGKVPLATSVITVDATSLLASATLATPLPESVTLDGTTLSWAVPATAPGAAAAVTLKAVVSDTASGGTIDAAAQVATLGGTCTECSTSLDVTEYELAPAPAPTISGDARVGETLTAGTAGWPEGTSFSYEWAIDGTTVADATAETFDIPASAEGKTVTVTVTGAKDQFLPVTVTSDPTVAVQPAKVDPGTEPGTDPGTEPGTDPGSDPGTDPGTDPGTDPGTDPSTDPGADPGTDPGTDPSTEPGTTDPGSTDPGTTEPSTEPGSGARSRQQNRRSLMR, from the coding sequence ATGACCGTCACCAGACCGGGAGGTGGTGTGCGCGCTCGCCGCCACGTCGCCACCACCGCAACACTCGCCCTCGCCGCCAGCATGCTGATGCTGCCGGCCACCGCCGCATTCGCCGATGACGCCATCGACGGCCCGCAGACTTCGGGAGACAGCGTCTTCCCGAACGTCGGCAACGGCGGCTACGACGCACTCGACTACGACGTTTCGCTGGCGTGGACGCCAGACGCTCAGCAAACCACGAACCTCGTCGCCGGCAGCATGGGGGCTGCCACCACGACGATGACCGCGCGCGCAGCACAGCCGCTGCGCACATTCTCCCTCGACTTCGAGGGCATGGAGATTGACTCGATCACGGTCAACGGCCAGCCTGCCACGTGGACTCGCGACATTGATGCCGCTGCGATCAAGTACAAGCTCGTGATCACACCGGCGACCCCGGTTTCCGGGGACTTTACGACCACGATCAAGTACCACGGTGTGCCCGTCACGCACATCGACCTCGACGGCGCAGCCGAGGGGTGGAGCCGCACCAGTGACGGCGCGATGCTGCTCGGCCAGCCCATCGGCATGATGGCGGGCTACCCGCACAACAACACGCCGGCAGACAAGGCGACATACACCTTCACGATCGACATCCCGTCGACGCATTCGGCCGCCAACGGCACCGGAGCGGCGCCCGCCGCCGCCGTCAGCAACGGCGAGCTGAAGTCGCGCACACCGTCAGCTGACGGCTCGCGCACCACCTGGGTGTGGCGCCAGGACAAGCAGATGGCCTCCGAGCTCGCAATCATCGGAATCGGCCGCTACGACGTAATCGAGAGCTCCATAGTGCTCAGCGATGGTCGCACCATCCCCAGCTGGTCATTCATCGATTCAACACTGTCGGTAGCGAACAAGACAACGGTAACCAACCGGCTTGCGCAGTTGCAGACCATCACGCAGAACCTGGAAAAGGTCTACGGGCCGTATCCGGGCAATAGCACGGGTGTGGTCGTCGACACCGTGCCCTCAGCGATCAACTACGCGCTCGAGACGCAGGATCGTTCATTCTTCCCATCCGCGAGCTCGGTCGGTGGCAACACGCTCATTCACGAGCTGATTCACCAGTGGTACGGCGACAATGTGGCGCCGTCGACCTGGACCGACATCTGGATCGGTGAGGGCATGGCCACCTGGGGGCCGACGCACTACAACAGCCAGGCTGGCTTCGGCACCGGCGCTTCCACCGAGCAGACCTACTTCAACTCGTGGAACAGCAAGGCCGCGAACTCCCCTGACTGGACGATTGCTCCGGGCTTGCAGAACAACTCCGCCGAGCTATACGGCTACCAGACCTACACGCGCAGCGCGCAGTTCTGGGAGGCGCTCAAGATCTCCATCGGTGACGAGGCGTTCTTCAAGCTCGTTCCCGAGTGGCAGGCCCGCTACGGCGGCCTCAGCGTTTCGGGCGCAGAGCTCAAGGCACTCGCGGAGGAGCTCTCGGGTCACGACCTGACCGCCTTCTGGAACGCGTGGATCATGACCCCCGCGAAGCCGGCCTGGCCCGAGAAGCTCACCGCGAGCCTCACGACGCCCGAGCGCACCGAGCCTGCAAAGCGCGGCGACGAAATCGTGTACTCACTGACGGCGACGAACACGGGCAAGGTGCCGCTCGCGACCTCCGTGATCACCGTTGACGCCACCTCGCTGCTCGCCAGCGCAACGCTCGCGACCCCGCTGCCCGAGAGCGTCACGCTCGATGGCACCACGCTGAGCTGGGCGGTTCCGGCAACGGCGCCCGGCGCCGCTGCCGCAGTAACACTCAAGGCCGTGGTGTCTGACACCGCGTCTGGCGGCACGATCGACGCCGCTGCACAGGTCGCAACGCTCGGTGGCACCTGCACTGAGTGCTCAACGTCGCTCGACGTGACGGAGTACGAGCTGGCCCCGGCTCCCGCGCCGACGATCAGCGGCGACGCTCGCGTGGGCGAAACACTCACTGCGGGCACCGCCGGCTGGCCGGAGGGCACCTCCTTCAGCTACGAATGGGCGATCGACGGCACCACCGTGGCAGACGCCACGGCCGAGACCTTCGATATCCCGGCCTCAGCCGAGGGCAAGACGGTGACGGTGACCGTGACAGGCGCCAAGGACCAGTTCCTCCCGGTCACCGTGACGAGCGACCCCACAGTGGCTGTGCAGCCTGCCAAGGTGGATCCTGGCACTGAGCCCGGCACCGACCCGGGCACTGAGCCGGGCACCGACCCGGGATCAGATCCGGGCACGGATCCAGGTACTGATCCGGGCACGGATCCGGGCACGGATCCCAGCACTGATCCGGGGGCCGACCCTGGCACGGATCCAGGCACCGACCCCAGCACCGAGCCAGGCACGACAGACCCAGGATCCACCGATCCCGGCACGACGGAGCCCAGCACGGAGCCGGGCAGTG
- a CDS encoding pyruvate carboxylase: MFTKVLVANRGEIAIRAFRAAHELGALTVAVFPYEDRNSLHRLKADEAYLIGEVGHPVRAYLDVAEIIRVALECGADAIYPGYGFLSENPELAAAAAANGIRFIGPGKTALEMAGNKVAAKEHAIAAGVPVLRSTPPSQDIEALVAGGAEIGYPLFAKAVAGGGGRGMRRVERPEDLRDALEAAMREAESAFGDATMFIEQAVLRPRHIEVQILADATGGTVHLYERDCSVQRRHQKVVEIAPAPNLSEAKRAELTRDAIAFAKSIGYENAGTVEFLLDTEGDRAGEHVFIEMNPRIQVEHTVTEEVTDVDLVRAQMRIAAGATLEELELTQDKIQLRGAALQCRITTEDPANGFRPDLGRITAYRSPGGGGVRLDGGTINAGAQISPHFDSMLAKLTCRGRTFEDAVVRARRALAEFRIRGVATNIPFLQAVLADPAFQAGDVATSFIEERPELLNMNKPKDRATRLLQHVANVTVNQPNGVRPNGIDPAAKLPAVDLSQPAPAGQRSRLLELGPEGFAQSLRAQTALAVTETTFRDAHQSLLATRVRTKDLARVAPHVARLTPQLWSVEAWGGATYDVALRFLGEDPWERLATLRETLGDIPIQMLLRGQNTVGYTPYPANVASAFVREAAATGVDVFRIFDALNDVNQMRVAIDAVRETGTAVAEVAMAYTGNLLSPAEDKYTLDYYLGLAEQIVDAGAHVLAIKDMAGLLRPAAAAKLVTALRERFDLPVHLHTHDTPGGQLATLLAASAAGVDAVDVASAPMSGTTSQPSLSALVAALADTERDTGLDADAVFALEPYWDAVRAVYKPFESGLPSPTGRVYTHEIPGGQLSNLRQQAIALGLANDFEKIEDMYAAANTMLGRIPKVTPSSKVVGDLALHLAAVDADPADFEAHPENYDIPDSVVGFLAGELGEIPGGWPEPFRSKVLAGRTVNIEVAPVTEEDAALLAGESLERRQTLNRLLFPAPTRQFEQDREQFGDLSVLDTADYLYGLEAGTERAIDLAKGVRLYVGLEAIGEADGKGVRTVMVRVNGQLRQVFVKDESVAVSTPVAEKADRTVPGQVSAPFSGTVTVKVAVGDTVETGQPIAVIEAMKMEAAITAPTSGTVERIVFTGTRGLEAGDLIVVIA, translated from the coding sequence ATGTTCACGAAGGTTTTGGTTGCCAATCGTGGTGAAATCGCGATTCGCGCGTTTCGCGCGGCGCACGAGCTGGGAGCGCTGACGGTCGCGGTTTTTCCCTACGAAGATCGGAATTCGCTGCACCGGCTCAAGGCTGATGAGGCATACCTCATTGGTGAGGTTGGGCACCCTGTCCGGGCGTACCTGGACGTCGCCGAGATCATCCGCGTTGCACTCGAGTGTGGCGCAGACGCCATTTACCCGGGCTATGGGTTCCTCTCTGAAAATCCAGAGCTCGCGGCAGCGGCAGCGGCGAATGGCATTCGGTTCATTGGGCCGGGCAAGACCGCGCTGGAGATGGCTGGGAACAAAGTGGCCGCGAAAGAACACGCGATCGCTGCTGGAGTGCCGGTGCTGCGCTCCACTCCGCCCTCACAGGACATTGAGGCGCTCGTCGCAGGCGGCGCAGAGATCGGCTACCCGCTGTTCGCCAAGGCCGTAGCTGGTGGCGGCGGGCGCGGGATGCGCCGCGTTGAGCGGCCGGAGGATCTGCGCGATGCGCTGGAAGCGGCGATGCGCGAGGCCGAATCGGCGTTCGGTGACGCCACGATGTTCATCGAGCAGGCTGTGCTGCGCCCGCGCCACATCGAAGTGCAGATCCTCGCGGATGCCACAGGTGGCACGGTCCACCTCTACGAGCGCGACTGCTCAGTGCAGCGCCGCCACCAGAAAGTGGTTGAGATCGCACCGGCCCCCAACCTCTCAGAGGCGAAGCGTGCGGAACTGACGCGCGACGCGATCGCGTTCGCCAAATCCATTGGCTACGAAAACGCCGGCACTGTGGAGTTTCTGCTCGATACCGAGGGCGACCGTGCTGGCGAGCATGTGTTCATCGAGATGAACCCTCGAATCCAGGTCGAGCACACGGTGACCGAAGAGGTCACCGACGTCGACCTCGTGCGCGCGCAGATGCGGATCGCGGCCGGCGCCACGCTCGAGGAGCTTGAACTCACGCAGGACAAGATCCAGCTCCGCGGCGCGGCCTTGCAGTGCCGGATCACCACAGAGGATCCCGCGAACGGGTTCCGCCCCGACCTCGGCCGGATCACTGCCTACCGCTCACCGGGTGGCGGCGGCGTGCGCCTCGACGGCGGCACGATCAACGCCGGCGCGCAGATCAGCCCGCACTTCGATTCGATGCTCGCGAAGCTCACCTGCCGCGGACGCACCTTCGAGGACGCTGTGGTGCGCGCCCGCCGCGCGCTCGCCGAATTCCGGATCCGTGGTGTCGCGACGAACATCCCGTTCCTGCAGGCCGTGCTCGCGGATCCCGCGTTCCAGGCAGGCGATGTTGCCACCTCGTTCATCGAGGAGCGGCCAGAGCTGCTCAATATGAACAAGCCGAAGGACCGCGCCACCCGCCTGCTGCAGCATGTCGCGAACGTCACCGTGAATCAGCCGAATGGCGTGCGCCCGAACGGGATCGATCCAGCGGCGAAGCTCCCGGCCGTAGACCTGTCGCAGCCAGCGCCTGCCGGTCAGCGCAGCCGCCTGCTCGAGCTTGGCCCGGAGGGCTTCGCACAGTCGCTGCGCGCACAGACCGCGCTCGCCGTGACGGAGACCACGTTCCGCGACGCGCACCAGTCGCTGCTCGCGACCCGCGTGCGCACGAAGGATCTGGCGCGCGTTGCGCCGCACGTTGCGCGCCTGACGCCGCAGCTGTGGTCGGTCGAGGCCTGGGGCGGGGCAACGTATGACGTCGCACTGCGATTCCTCGGTGAAGATCCGTGGGAGCGCTTGGCGACGCTGCGCGAAACGCTCGGAGATATCCCGATCCAGATGTTGCTGCGCGGCCAAAACACTGTGGGCTACACGCCGTACCCGGCGAACGTCGCCAGCGCGTTCGTGCGCGAGGCTGCGGCCACTGGCGTTGACGTCTTCCGGATTTTCGACGCACTCAACGACGTGAACCAGATGCGCGTCGCGATCGATGCGGTGCGCGAAACCGGCACGGCGGTCGCCGAAGTCGCGATGGCGTACACCGGCAACCTGCTTTCACCTGCTGAAGACAAATACACGCTCGACTACTACCTCGGCCTCGCCGAGCAGATTGTCGACGCTGGTGCGCATGTGCTCGCGATCAAGGACATGGCCGGCCTCTTGCGCCCGGCCGCTGCGGCGAAACTCGTCACCGCTTTGCGCGAGCGCTTCGATCTGCCGGTGCACCTGCACACTCACGACACGCCTGGCGGGCAGCTCGCGACGCTGCTCGCAGCATCCGCTGCAGGCGTCGACGCGGTGGACGTCGCATCGGCCCCGATGTCTGGCACGACGAGCCAGCCGTCACTCTCCGCGCTCGTCGCGGCACTCGCGGACACCGAGCGCGACACCGGTCTCGACGCAGACGCGGTGTTCGCACTTGAGCCGTACTGGGATGCCGTGCGCGCTGTCTACAAGCCGTTCGAGTCGGGCCTGCCGTCGCCGACAGGGCGCGTATACACGCACGAGATCCCCGGGGGCCAGCTTTCGAACCTGCGCCAGCAGGCGATTGCGCTGGGGCTCGCGAACGACTTCGAGAAGATCGAAGACATGTACGCTGCGGCGAATACGATGCTGGGCCGGATCCCGAAAGTGACGCCCTCGTCGAAAGTGGTGGGCGATCTCGCTCTCCACCTTGCGGCCGTCGACGCCGATCCGGCTGATTTTGAAGCGCACCCTGAGAACTACGACATCCCCGATTCGGTCGTCGGGTTCCTCGCGGGCGAGCTGGGGGAGATCCCCGGCGGGTGGCCTGAGCCGTTCCGATCGAAGGTGCTTGCCGGTCGTACGGTGAACATCGAGGTTGCGCCGGTCACGGAGGAGGACGCCGCGCTGCTGGCTGGCGAGAGCCTGGAGCGGCGCCAGACGCTGAATCGCTTGCTGTTCCCAGCGCCGACGCGGCAGTTCGAGCAGGATCGCGAACAGTTTGGCGATCTCTCCGTGCTCGACACAGCCGACTATCTGTACGGGCTGGAGGCGGGCACGGAACGCGCGATTGATCTCGCGAAGGGCGTGCGGCTCTACGTCGGACTCGAAGCAATTGGCGAGGCTGATGGCAAGGGCGTGCGCACGGTCATGGTGCGCGTCAACGGCCAGCTGCGCCAAGTGTTCGTCAAGGACGAGAGTGTGGCGGTCTCGACCCCAGTCGCCGAGAAAGCTGACCGCACTGTTCCCGGACAAGTGTCTGCGCCGTTCTCCGGCACGGTCACGGTCAAGGTGGCCGTAGGTGACACCGTCGAGACCGGACAACCGATTGCCGTGATCGAGGCGATGAAGATGGAGGCCGCGATCACAGCCCCCACCAGTGGCACGGTCGAACGGATCGTGTTCACCGGCACTCGCGGGCTTGAGGCAGGCGATCTGATCGTCGTCATCGCCTAG
- a CDS encoding class II 3-deoxy-7-phosphoheptulonate synthase: MTSQHTETAETRAFARLDAYRALEAKQQPVWPDPEAAARASADLATQPPLVFAGEADQLRARLAAAARGEAFLLQGGDCAETFAAATADKIRDRVKTLLQMAVVLTYGAAMPVIKVGRMAGQFAKPRSSTTETREGVTLPAYRGDIVNGYDFTPESREVDPERLVRGYHVSASTLNLIRAFTQGGFADLRLVHEWNKGFVSNPANQRYESLAAEIDRALKFMDACGVDHAALAQTEFYVSHEALLLDYERPLTRVDSRTGDLYDTSGHMLWIGERTRDLDGAHVEFLSHVRNPIGVKLGPTATVDDALRLIDKLDPEREPGRLTFITRMGAGKIRDVLPSLLAGVRDAGATPLWVTDPMHGNGITTATGYKTRRFDDVMDELRGFFEAHREVGTFPGGIHVELTGDDVTECLGGSENIDEATLATRYESLCDPRLNHMQSLELAFLVAEELKQTSR, translated from the coding sequence ATGACGAGTCAGCACACCGAGACTGCAGAAACGCGAGCGTTCGCGAGGCTTGATGCCTATCGTGCGCTTGAGGCGAAGCAGCAGCCGGTCTGGCCGGATCCCGAGGCGGCAGCGCGCGCATCAGCCGATCTTGCGACGCAGCCTCCGCTTGTGTTTGCGGGAGAAGCTGATCAGCTCCGCGCGCGCCTCGCAGCTGCGGCCCGGGGCGAAGCCTTCCTGCTCCAGGGCGGCGATTGTGCGGAGACCTTCGCGGCCGCCACGGCGGACAAGATTCGAGATCGGGTGAAGACACTGCTGCAGATGGCAGTGGTGCTGACCTACGGTGCAGCGATGCCGGTGATCAAGGTGGGCCGCATGGCTGGCCAGTTCGCGAAGCCTCGGTCAAGCACCACTGAGACGCGCGAGGGTGTCACGCTGCCGGCGTACCGCGGCGATATCGTCAATGGCTACGACTTCACGCCCGAGTCCCGGGAAGTGGATCCGGAGCGGCTGGTGCGTGGGTACCACGTGTCCGCTTCGACACTGAATTTGATTCGCGCATTCACGCAGGGCGGCTTTGCTGATCTGCGCCTGGTGCACGAGTGGAACAAGGGCTTCGTGTCGAATCCGGCGAACCAGCGCTACGAGTCGCTTGCCGCAGAAATCGACCGCGCACTGAAATTCATGGACGCATGCGGCGTTGACCACGCGGCGCTCGCGCAGACTGAGTTCTATGTCAGTCACGAGGCGTTGCTGCTCGACTACGAGCGCCCGCTCACCCGCGTCGACTCCCGTACGGGGGATCTGTACGACACGTCGGGGCACATGCTTTGGATCGGCGAGCGCACGCGCGATCTCGATGGCGCACACGTTGAGTTCCTGTCTCACGTTCGGAACCCGATCGGCGTCAAACTTGGCCCGACGGCGACCGTGGATGATGCGCTGCGACTGATCGACAAGCTTGATCCAGAGCGCGAGCCCGGCAGGCTCACGTTCATCACTCGCATGGGTGCAGGGAAGATCCGCGATGTCCTTCCGAGCTTGCTCGCTGGGGTGCGGGATGCGGGAGCGACTCCGCTGTGGGTCACCGACCCCATGCACGGCAACGGTATTACGACCGCGACTGGGTACAAGACTCGCCGCTTCGATGACGTGATGGACGAGCTGCGGGGGTTCTTCGAAGCGCACCGCGAAGTCGGCACCTTCCCGGGGGGCATTCATGTCGAACTCACGGGAGACGACGTCACGGAGTGCCTCGGCGGCTCCGAGAATATTGACGAGGCAACGCTCGCGACCCGCTACGAGTCGCTGTGCGATCCTCGCTTGAACCACATGCAGTCACTTGAGCTCGCGTTCCTCGTTGCGGAAGAACTGAAGCAGACAAGCCGATAG
- a CDS encoding long-chain fatty acid--CoA ligase yields the protein MKQSHTPILIPPVPEDNISDLLEQRVAATPDRPLFSVPVGDGWRDISATEFRRQVITLAKGLAAAGVEPGDRVALICKTSYPWTLVDFALHYAGAVMVPVYETSSPLQIHWILEDSGARAIITESAEHAARVAEVRSDLPALELDWRLDEGAIDALSAGGAEISDEEIERRRSLAVGSDMATLIYTSGSTGRPRGCVLTHSNFVDLARNAGSALDEVVQPGASTLLFVTLAHVFARFISVLAVHAGVRVGHQPDTTQLLPSLGSFKPTFLLAVPRVFEKVYNSAEQSTAADGKGKIFRTAAKVAVEHSEALDTGKVPFMLGLKFKVFDKLVYAKLREKLGGNVRYAVSGSAPLSHYLGHFYRSLGVKILEGYGLTETTAPVSVNLPDKFKIGTVGPALPGHTIRIGDDGEVEIKGIDVFKEYWNNPTATRAAFTDDGFFRTGDLGSLDDDGYLTITGRKKEIIVTAGGKNVSPAALEDPIRANTIIGQVVVVGDQKPFISALVTLDPEMLPAWLNNQGEDPSMSLEEAVRNPKVLAEVQSAIDGGNKYVSRAESIRKFVILPTEFIEANGHLTPKMSIRRDAILRDFAGEIAKLYGPNPQTELVNTQA from the coding sequence GTGAAACAGTCTCATACGCCCATTCTGATTCCCCCCGTCCCCGAGGACAACATTTCGGACCTGCTGGAACAGCGTGTTGCTGCGACACCAGACCGCCCATTGTTCTCGGTCCCGGTCGGGGACGGATGGCGCGACATTAGCGCAACCGAGTTCCGGAGGCAGGTGATCACGCTCGCGAAAGGCTTGGCCGCCGCAGGCGTGGAACCCGGTGACCGGGTCGCGCTCATCTGCAAGACGAGCTACCCATGGACGCTCGTGGATTTCGCCCTCCACTACGCCGGGGCCGTTATGGTCCCGGTCTACGAGACGTCTTCGCCGCTGCAGATCCATTGGATTCTCGAGGACTCGGGTGCCCGCGCCATCATCACGGAGTCCGCTGAACACGCGGCCCGCGTCGCTGAAGTGCGGAGCGACCTCCCGGCGTTGGAGCTTGATTGGCGCCTCGACGAGGGTGCGATCGATGCGCTCAGCGCTGGCGGAGCAGAGATTTCAGATGAGGAAATCGAGCGTCGCCGCAGTCTCGCAGTTGGCAGCGACATGGCGACGCTGATCTACACCTCGGGCTCGACGGGCCGCCCGCGCGGCTGCGTGCTCACTCACTCAAACTTCGTCGATCTCGCCCGCAACGCTGGCAGCGCGCTCGACGAGGTCGTGCAGCCGGGTGCCTCCACGCTCCTGTTCGTGACCCTGGCGCACGTGTTCGCTCGATTCATCTCCGTGCTCGCCGTGCACGCTGGCGTTCGTGTGGGCCACCAGCCCGACACCACTCAGCTGCTCCCGTCGCTCGGGTCGTTCAAGCCCACCTTCTTGCTCGCCGTGCCGCGCGTATTTGAGAAGGTCTACAACTCCGCGGAACAAAGCACTGCGGCCGATGGCAAGGGAAAGATCTTCCGCACCGCTGCCAAGGTCGCCGTGGAGCACTCCGAGGCGCTCGACACCGGCAAGGTGCCGTTCATGCTCGGGCTGAAATTCAAGGTATTCGATAAACTCGTGTACGCGAAGCTGCGTGAAAAGCTGGGCGGCAACGTCCGCTACGCGGTGTCCGGATCGGCACCGCTCAGCCACTACCTTGGCCACTTTTACCGCAGCCTCGGAGTGAAGATCCTCGAAGGCTATGGCCTGACAGAAACAACCGCCCCGGTCTCGGTGAATCTGCCAGACAAGTTCAAGATCGGTACCGTCGGCCCTGCGCTGCCGGGACACACCATCCGGATCGGAGACGACGGCGAAGTCGAGATCAAGGGCATCGACGTGTTCAAGGAGTACTGGAACAACCCAACGGCGACGCGTGCGGCGTTCACCGACGACGGGTTCTTCCGCACCGGAGACCTCGGAAGCCTCGATGACGACGGCTACCTCACGATCACCGGCCGCAAAAAGGAGATCATCGTGACCGCTGGCGGGAAGAACGTCTCGCCTGCCGCGCTCGAGGATCCCATCCGTGCCAATACGATCATCGGCCAGGTCGTGGTAGTCGGCGACCAGAAACCCTTCATCTCGGCGCTCGTGACGCTCGATCCAGAGATGCTCCCGGCGTGGCTGAACAATCAGGGCGAGGATCCATCCATGTCGCTCGAGGAAGCCGTCCGGAATCCGAAGGTGCTTGCCGAGGTGCAGAGTGCGATCGATGGCGGGAACAAGTACGTCTCCCGCGCCGAATCGATTCGCAAGTTTGTGATCCTGCCGACGGAGTTCATCGAGGCGAACGGGCACCTGACTCCGAAGATGAGCATCAGGCGTGATGCTATCCTCCGCGACTTCGCCGGCGAGATCGCGAAGCTCTACGGCCCCAACCCGCAGACGGAGCTCGTGAACACGCAGGCGTAA
- a CDS encoding 1-acyl-sn-glycerol-3-phosphate acyltransferase gives MLYWIFKHLIIGPLLKTLYRPWVEGAENIPATGPVILVGNHLSVVDSFFLPVMIDRRVYFLAKSDYFTGKGLKGWIVKTFMTAVGQLPIDRSGGKASEASLNTALGVLDRGEVLGIYPEGTRSPDARLYRGRTGVARMVLESGAVVVPVVMIDTEKAMPIGAKIPKIRRIGTVVGKPLDFTRFAGMSADRFVLRSVTDEIMLEIQKLSGQRYADVYASSVRAKA, from the coding sequence GTGCTCTACTGGATATTTAAACACCTGATCATCGGGCCGTTATTGAAAACGCTCTATCGCCCGTGGGTGGAGGGTGCCGAGAATATTCCGGCCACTGGGCCCGTAATTCTTGTGGGAAATCACCTCTCCGTCGTTGACTCCTTTTTTCTTCCAGTCATGATTGATCGGCGCGTCTACTTCCTGGCGAAGAGCGATTACTTCACCGGCAAAGGGCTCAAAGGGTGGATCGTGAAGACCTTTATGACGGCCGTGGGGCAGCTCCCCATTGACCGTTCGGGCGGGAAAGCCTCAGAAGCCTCGCTCAACACGGCGCTCGGAGTGCTCGATCGTGGTGAGGTGCTCGGCATCTACCCCGAGGGCACGAGAAGCCCTGATGCGCGTCTCTACCGCGGACGCACGGGTGTTGCGCGCATGGTGCTGGAGTCGGGGGCCGTCGTGGTCCCTGTTGTGATGATCGACACCGAGAAAGCGATGCCGATCGGGGCAAAAATTCCGAAGATTCGGCGCATCGGCACGGTCGTCGGGAAGCCGCTCGACTTCACCCGTTTCGCTGGCATGAGTGCCGATCGCTTCGTGTTGCGGAGTGTGACAGACGAGATCATGCTGGAGATTCAGAAGCTCAGCGGCCAGCGCTACGCAGACGTTTACGCGTCAAGCGTGCGCGCCAAAGCGTAG